Proteins encoded within one genomic window of Tamandua tetradactyla isolate mTamTet1 chromosome 11, mTamTet1.pri, whole genome shotgun sequence:
- the S1PR1 gene encoding sphingosine 1-phosphate receptor 1, which produces MGSSSGSMAKTPFTSDYVNYDIIVLHYNYTGKLNISADKENGIKLTSVVFILICCFIILENIFVLLTIWKTKKFHRPMYYFIGNLALSDLLAGVAYIANLLLSGATTYKLTPAQWFLREGSMFVALSASVFSLLAIAIERYITMLKMKLHNGSNSFRSFLLISACWVISLILGGLPIMGWNCIGTLTSCSTVLPLYHKHYILFCTTVFTLLLLSIVILYCRIYSLVRTRSRRLTFRKNISKASRSSEKSLALLKTVIIVLSVFIACWAPLFILLLLDVGCKVKTCDILFRAEYFLVLAVLNSGTNPIIYTLTNKEMRRAFIRIMSCCKCPSEDSTGKFKRPIIAGVEFSRSKSDNSSHPQKDDGDNPETIMSSGNVNSSS; this is translated from the coding sequence ATGGGATCCTCCAGCGGCTCAATGGCCAAGACCCCCTTCACCTCCGACTATGTCAACTATGACATCATCGTCCTGCATTACAACTACACCGGAAAGCTGAATATCAGCGCCGACAAGGAGAACGGCATTAAACTAACCTCGGTGGTGTTCATCCTCATCTGCTGCTTTATCATCCTGGAGAACATCTTCGTTTTGCTGACCATCTGGAAAACCAAGAAGTTCCACCGACCCATGTATTATTTTATCGGCAACCTGGCCCTCTCAGACCTGTTGGCAGGCGTGGCCTATATAGCCAACCTGCTGCTATCTGGGGCAACCACCTACAAGCTCACCCCCGCCCAGTGGTTTCTGCGGGAAGGGAGTATGTTTGTGGCCCTGTCTGCCTCGGTGTTCAGCCTCCTAGCCATCGCCATTGAGCGCTACATCACCATGCTGAAGATGAAACTTCACAACGGGAGCAACAGTTTCCGCTCCTTCCTACTCATCAGTGCCTGTTGGGTTATCTCCCTCATCCTGGGTGGCCTGCCCATCATGGGCTGGAACTGCATTGGCACGCTGACCAGCTGCTCCACGGTGCTGCCCCTCTACCACAAGCACTATATCCTCTTCTGCACCACAGTCTTCACTCTGCTTCTGCTCTCCATCGTCATCCTGTATTGCAGAATCTACTCCTTGGTCAGGACTCGAAGCCGTCGTCTGACCTTCCGCAAGAACATTTCCAAGGCCAGCCGCAGCTCGGAAAAGTCACTGGCGCTGCTCAAGACTGTGATTATTGTCCTGAGCGTCTTCATCGCCTGCTGGGCGCCGCTCTTCATCTTGCTCCTGCTGGACGTGGGCTGCAAGGTGAAGACCTGCGacatccttttcagagcagagtACTTCCTGGTGTTGGCTGTGCTCAACTCCGGCACCAACCCCATCATTTACACTCTGACCAACAAGGAGATGCGCAGGGCCTTCATTCGGATCATGTCCTGTTGCAAATGCCCCAGCGAAGATTCCACCGGCAAATTCAAGCGACCCATCATCGCCGGCGTGGAATTCAGCCGGAGTAAGTCGGACAACTCCTCCCACCCCCAGAAGGACGATGGGGACAACCCAGAGACCATTATGTCCTCTGGAAATGTCAACTCTTCTTCCTAA